In Sphaerospermopsis torques-reginae ITEP-024, the genomic window TTACGCCAAAAATACTTATTTGCTCATCAAGCAATTAATCAAAAATTCTGACTTTTGACTTTTGAATTCTTACCTTGTGCAGAAGATTATCTCCTAATTTATGTTAATAGTCATCACGGTATTCTCCGATCTTGATTAAAAATTCTGGCAATATTTTGTATTGATTCATACTATTTTTTAAAAAAATTATGTAGGCAATGCTGGCGATCGCTCATTGGGGCAAAATCAAAGTAACTGTTCAGGGGTTGCTATATTTACGCAACCTTTTACTGTAAATTCTTCTGTACCCAACTCCTAAAATTCCGTATTGCCTGACTTCTGCCAATAGTTAAACACTGCTGCACATACTCATTAACTATTTCCACAATGGGAATATTAGGAAAATTAGGACTAGATGGAGATTTTACATATTTCCCATCCTGTAACAAGAAAATTTCTAAACCTTGTTTTTTATATCGCCAAAGTTCAGGAACTCCTAAAATTTGATAATTTTCAAATTGACTCCGAGAAGTAATATCAATTTCAATAGCTAAATCTGGTGGTGGATCTATATTTAAATCAATTCGATTTTTACCAATTACAGCCTCTTGATTTTGAATATAAAAACTGGTATCTGGTTCTACGGCTTGCCGCATTCTCTCATTTTTCAGAGTTGTAGAACCAAAGGGTTCAAAATCAACATTCAGTATTTCTAACAAGATTTTCACCAAATCACCAACAATTTCTTTATCTTTTTCATGTTCAGGTAAAGGCACCATAATTTCTAACCATCCATTACTATAGGAAATACGCGCAGCACGCTTTTCCCCCATTTCTTCTAAAATATTTTCTAGTTGCTGCCAACTAATATCTTTGAGTAACATTTGTTGGCCTGGATGAACAATAATTTGTTGCAATTCTAACAACATATTACCTCTTTAATAATTGATAGTTGATAATTGATAATTGATAATTGATAATTGGTGATTGGTAATTGGTAATTGGTAATTGGTAATTGGTAATTGGTAATTGGTAATTATTTATTTTATCCTCTTGCTCCTTACCTAATCATAACCAAAATTTTTAACACCAACCTGCTCACATCTCCTAAATTAGTTAAAATCAAAATCTAAAACACAGTGAACCAGGAGAAACCCAGGCGTGCCTACACTCGGTGTAAATATTGACCATATAGCCACTATTCGTCAAGCCAGAAGGACAGTAGAACCCGATCCCATCGCCGCAGCAGTATTAGCAGAATTAGCTGGTGCAGACGGCATTACCGCCCATTTGCGGGAAGATAGAAGACATATTCAAGATAGAGATGTGCGGTTGTTGCGGCAAACAGTAAGAACCCATTTAAACTTAGAAATGGCTGCCACTGATGAAATGTTAGCGATCGCCCTAGATATCAAACCTGATTATGTAACATTAGTTCCCGAAAAAAGGGAAGAAATCACCACAGAAGGGGGTTTAGATATTGTCGGACAAATTGCTAGAATAGGGGATATAGTTGATAAATTGCAAAATGCTGGCATTCCCGTGAGTTTGTTTATTGATGCCGAACCAGCACAAATCGAAGCTTCTGTCAAGGTGCAAGCGAAGTTTATTGAACTGCATACCGGAAAATATGCTGAAGCTAAAGATGAAACAACTCGCCAGCATGAATTAGCTTTATTAGCACAGGGATGTGAACAAGCTATTAAAGCGGGTTTACGAGTCAATGCCGGTCATGGACTTACATATTGGAACGTTTACCCAGTAGCGGCGCTTCCAGGTATGGAAGAACTGAATATTGGCCATACTATCATCAGTCGGGCTGCCTTGGTAGGAATGGAAAGAGCAGTCCGAGAGATGAAACAAGCAATGATGGGTAATGGGTAATGGGTAATGGGTAATGGGTAATGGGTAATGGGTAAGTAAAATTTTTGCCTCCTGCCTCCTGCCTCCTGCCTCCTGCCTCCTGCCTCCTGCCTCCTGCCTCCTGCCTCCTCAGAGGGGTTGTAGCTGCGTAATTCTGAAAAATTAGAGTCACATTGGTAACGTAAAACTTTTATGACTTCCACACAGCCTAACAACCTACCTCTTTGGGTACAAAATAGAGATACTGTAATTGAGTACAGTAAACAAGCCGAATGGCGCTATCAGACACCCCCAGATTATACCCGTTCTAAAGAAAATCTAGCCAAAGAAAGTACCTGTAATCACGCAGAAGGTTCACTAGAAGCTATTGTACAGAATTTAGTGAGAACCTTTGAAATGGAGGTATCTTTTAAGAGTAACCCTAAACAGTGGTTAGCTGTTGTGCAGGATAAGTTTCGCGTCAGTACAAATGGGGGACAAGAGTTTACAGCCACAGATGTATACACCCAGGGTACTTATAACACATTTATGGCTGATTCTGAACATTACAAAGCTTCAGAAGAAACTTTTGAATCATCAGCGAAACTTTTTCATAGTACCTTTCCGCAAGGTTTTCCTTGGGAACTGCTAGAAGTTTACTCAGGTCCACCAGTGGTTACATTTAAGTGGAGACACTGGGGACATTTTCGCGGTCAATATAAAGACTTTGCACCCACAGGGGAAACAGTAGAAATTGTCGGTATGAGTGTAGCTCGTGTTACCGATGATTTGAAGATTATCT contains:
- a CDS encoding Uma2 family endonuclease, coding for MLLELQQIIVHPGQQMLLKDISWQQLENILEEMGEKRAARISYSNGWLEIMVPLPEHEKDKEIVGDLVKILLEILNVDFEPFGSTTLKNERMRQAVEPDTSFYIQNQEAVIGKNRIDLNIDPPPDLAIEIDITSRSQFENYQILGVPELWRYKKQGLEIFLLQDGKYVKSPSSPNFPNIPIVEIVNEYVQQCLTIGRSQAIRNFRSWVQKNLQ
- a CDS encoding pyridoxine 5'-phosphate synthase, translating into MPTLGVNIDHIATIRQARRTVEPDPIAAAVLAELAGADGITAHLREDRRHIQDRDVRLLRQTVRTHLNLEMAATDEMLAIALDIKPDYVTLVPEKREEITTEGGLDIVGQIARIGDIVDKLQNAGIPVSLFIDAEPAQIEASVKVQAKFIELHTGKYAEAKDETTRQHELALLAQGCEQAIKAGLRVNAGHGLTYWNVYPVAALPGMEELNIGHTIISRAALVGMERAVREMKQAMMGNG
- a CDS encoding SnoaL-like polyketide cyclase; the encoded protein is MTSTQPNNLPLWVQNRDTVIEYSKQAEWRYQTPPDYTRSKENLAKESTCNHAEGSLEAIVQNLVRTFEMEVSFKSNPKQWLAVVQDKFRVSTNGGQEFTATDVYTQGTYNTFMADSEHYKASEETFESSAKLFHSTFPQGFPWELLEVYSGPPVVTFKWRHWGHFRGQYKDFAPTGETVEIVGMSVARVTDDLKIISLEHYFDNNLFLEKLTAGGKMENAGNTENKASGCPFGSWFKGLKKS